GCTGCTGGCGTTCTCGCGTGACTTGCGGGTGGTCATGCTGCGCCTGGCTTCGCGCCTGCAGACCTTGCGCTATTACGCGGCCAGCCGGCAGGCTGCGCCACGGGCATTGGCACATGAGTCGCTGCATGTGTTTGCGCCACTGGCCAACCGCCTGGGCATCTGGCAGATCAAGTGGGAGATGGAAGACCTGTCCTTTCGTTTTCTGGAGCCTGAAACCTACAAGCAGATAGCCCGGCTGCTCGATGAAAAACGTGCCGAGCGCGAGGTCTTCATGGAGGCCCTGCGCGCGCAGCTTGAACGGGATTTGAACCAGAACGGCATTGCCGCACTGGTGCAGGGCCGGCCCAAGCACATCTACAGCATTGTCAAGAAAATGCGCGGCAAGTCGCTTGGCTTTGACCAGGTGTTTGACATCCGGGCCCTGCGCGTGATTGCCGCCGATGTGAAGGGCTGCTATGCCGCGCTGGGTTTTGTGCATTCGTGCTTTTCGCCCATCAAAGGCGAGTTTGACGACTACATCGCCAAGCCCAAACCCAACGGCTACCAGTCTCTGCACACGGTCGTTCGCGATGGGTACGGGCGGGCCATGGAAATCCAGATACGCACCCAGGCCATGCACGACCATGCCGAAAACGGCGTGGCGGCGCACTGGGCTTACAAGGAAGCCGGCACCAAAGGCTATGCCGGCGTTTCGGCCAGCAGTGAATACGACGCCAAGATTGCGGTCCTGCGGCAACTGCTGGCCTGGGAACGGGAACTTTCGGGTCCGGCTGCGCAGCGTGCCCGGGATGCCAACCAGGGCCTGTTTGAAGACCGCATCTATGTGCTGACGCCGGACGCAGCCATCGTGGAATTGCCCCAGGGTGCCACGACGGTTGACTTTGCCTACAGCGTGCACACCAGCCTGGGCCATCGCTGCCGCGGCGCGCGTGTTGATGGTGTCATGGTGCCGCTGAATACACCGCTGCAAAACGGCCAGACGGTTGAAGTCATCACGACCAAGGAGGGGGGGCCTTCGCGTGACTGGCTCAACCCGGAACTGGGTTTCCTGTCGAGCAACCGGGCGAAATCGAAGGTGCGCGCCTGGTTCAATGCGCTGGCCATGGAGCAGACCGTGGCAAAGGGCCGGGAAGCGGTTGAAAAACTGCTCCAGCGCGAAGGAAAAACGGCCATGAAGCTGCAGGATCTGGCGTTTCTGCTGGGCTTCAAGACGGCGGATGAACTTTTTGAGGTCGTAGGCAAGGATGAATTTTCCCTGCGCACCATTGAAAACATGCTCAGGCCACCCGAACCTGTGCTGTCTCCGGACGACTATGTGCTGGCCAAAAAAACACGGCAGTCCGAAAAATCCAGCGCTGCTGGAAAAGGCGGCAAGGGCAGCGTGCTGGTGGTGGGAATGGACTCCCTGCTGACTCAATTGGCCAAATGCTGCAAACCCGCGCCCCCGGATCTCATTCTTGGTTTCGTCACCAAGGGCAAGGGCGTGAGTATTCATCGAAGCGACTGCAGCAATTTCCGCAACATGGCCAGCGGCAGCCCTGACCGTGTCATCGAGGTTGAATGGGGTTCTGCCAAAGCCCCGGACGGCGCGGTTTATCCGGTGGATGTGGCCGTGGAAGCAGCTGATCGGCAAGGTTTGCTGCGCGATATTTCAGAAGTGTTTGCCAAGGAAAAAATGAATGTGATCGGTGTGCAGACGCAGTCGGTCAAGGACAACCGTGGCGGGACAGCCTGGATGACCTTCACGGTCGAGGTGGCCCAATCGGGACGGCTCAATCGGGTGCTGGGCATCGTGGCCGATGTGCCGGGCGTGCGGTCAGCCCGAAGACGCTGAACTGTTTGCACATATTTTTCGGTTTGTTTGAAAACTCGTGTTTTGCACTGCTAGAATACGAGCTTCGAACAGTCCTTTAGGCGCGTAGCTCAGCTGGTTAGAGCACCACCTTGACATGGTGGGGGTCGTTGGTTCGAGTCCAATCGCGCCTACCAATTTTTCTGAAACAGTTTTTGTTTCAATGTTTTGAACTCTTAGCAGTTCAAAACATTGAATCAAGATAACCCAGATAAATTGCGTATATCAAGACATTCCTAGAATGTATCGAACTTTGTCGCTATGAGGCAGGTTTTCGTTATTTCCAGGAGTCATCAGTGCAAAGTAATAAATCCCTTCAATCGCCCTCAGGCGAGCCTTCCGTGGCTGGCAGTCTTTCTTCAGAAGAAATTTCTGCCCATAACGCCAGCAAGGCTGCTGACAAGACTGAGGCGACGCGGATCATCAAGAAATACCCAAATCGGCGTCTCTACGATACTGAAACTTCGGCTTACATTACTTTGGCCGAAGTTCGACGCCTGGTAATGAGTAGTACGCATTTTGTCGTGCGTGATGCCAAAACCAATGAAGACCTGACGCGCAGCATCCTGCTTCAGATCATTCTTGAAGAGGAGGCCGGTGGCGCACCCATGTTTACCGAGGCCGTGCTGGCCAACATCATCCGTTTCTACGGCGATGCAATGCAGAGCTTCATGGGTGCGTATCTTGAGAAAAATGTCCAGAGTTTCATGGACCTGCAGCTCAAGATGGCCGAGCAGTCCAAAGGGATGAGCCCCGAGATGTGGGCGCAGTTCATGAATGCAAAGTCGCCCATGATGCAAGGCATGATGGGGGCTTATGTCGAGCAATCTAAGAATGTCTTTACGCAGATGCAGGAGCAGATGCAAAAGCAGAGCGAGCAAATGCTGTCGGCACTGGGGCTGAAGCGTTAATAACCGGCTATTGCTGATGGCTGGTTGAAGGCCATCCGCTGGGTTTTTCTCGTTCCTGCGCCTGCTCTGAGACAATAGCGGCATGAGCGAAGTACTTTCCCCATCTCCCCTTTCCCCTGTTTCCCCTGCCAAACCTGCGCCCCGCGTTGGATTTGTGAGCCTTGGGTGCCCCAAGGCATTGACCGATTCGGAGTTGATCCTGACGCGGCTCAGTGCCGAGGGCTACCAGACATCCAAAACCTTCGAAGGTGCCGACCTGGTCATTGTCAATACCTGCGGCTTCATTGATGATGCCGTCAGGGAAAGCCTGGACACGATTGGCGAGGCGCTGGCTGCAAACGGCAAGGTTATCGTGACCGGCTGTCTGGGTGCCAAGTCAGGCGACAACGGCAGCAACCTGGTGCGCCAGATGCATCCCAGTGTCCTGGCAGTCACCGGTCCGCATGCGACGCAGGAGGTCATGGATGCGGTCCATCTGAACCTGCCCAAGCCGCACGATCCGTTCGTGGACCTGGTGCCCAATGCCTTCGGCATCGCTGGAATCAAGCTCACGCCCAGGCACTATGCCTATCTCAAGATCAGTGAAGGTTGCAACCATCGCTGCACCTTCTGCATCATTCCGTCCATGCGCGGCGATCTGGTGTCGCGGCCTGTCGGCGATGTTTTGAACGAAGCGCGTGCGCTGTTCGAAGGCGGGGTAAAAGAGTTGCTGGTCATCAGTCAGGACACTTCTGCCTATGGCGTCGATGTCAAATACCGTACCGGCTTTTGGGATGGCAAGCCGGTGAAGACCCGGATGCTCGAACTGGTCCAGGCGCTTGGCGAGATTGCCGCGCCCTTTGGCGCCTGGGTACGCTTGCACTATGTCTATCCCTATCCTAGCGTGGATGAGATTCTTCCCCTGATGGCAACCGGCAAGGTGCTGCCTTATCTGGATGTGCCTTTGCAGCACAGTCATCCGGATGTCTTGAGGCGCATGAAGCGGCCTGCCAGCGGAGAGAAGAATCTGGAACGTATTTCGCACTGGCGTGAGATGTGTCCCGAAATTGTCATTCGCAGCACGTTTATTGCTGGCTTTCCCGGTGAAACCGAAGCTGAATTCGAACACTTGCTTGATTTTATGCGCGAGGCAAAGATTGACCGTGCGGGCTGTTTTGCCTACAGCGCAGTGCAGGGCGCAACGGCCAACGACATTCCCGGAATGCTCCCGCTGGAAGTGCGTGAAGAGCGGCGGACACGTTTTATGGCTGTGGCGGAAGCGGTGTCAAGTCAGAAACTGCAGCAGCGCGTTGGTGCGACCATGCAGGTGCTGGTGGACCATGCGCCTGCGCTGGGCCGCAAAGGCGGAATTGGCCGCTCCTATGCAGACGCGCCCGAGATTGATGGCGTGGTCAAGCTGCTGCCGCCCGAGAAAATCAGCAAAACCATGAAGGTTGGCGAGTTCACCCGTGCCCGCATTGTCGGAGTTCAGGGACACGACCTGATCGCAGTGCCTGTCTGAAGCTTTTAAGTCGCTATGTTTCATGCCAGCCCTTGTGTTTGCAAGGGCTGGTCCAGCAACTTGTGAACTTGTTTGCTACAAGTTTTCCAATTTTCGGGCGAAAAAAAAGCCACTGTGGTTAACAGCAGCTTTTTTCAACTTGAGTAATTTTGGTGCCCGGGAGAGAACTCGAATCTCCACATCTTGCGATACACGGACCTGAACCGTGCGCGTCTACCAATTCCGCCACCCGGGCACAGCAAGCAGTTTAACATTACATTTATGGCTTATCAGGTGCGTTGCTGGAAAAAATTCAATTTTCTTCAGAAATTTTCGATGACTGGCGAAATGTCTGGTTTGCGCCGGTTGAAAACTCCCCCAATTCCGACTCCAGTGAAGCATTCCGTTATCCGGGAAATCAGCTTTTCACAAATCGCGGCTAGTATCTGGTTTTAAACTGATACAAAAATACACGGAACTGGCCAATCCCCCTATTCAACGCGCGCTGGTTTTACCCTGTTTTACCCGCGCCATCTCACGAAAGAGACTTCTTATCAAAACAAATCTTCAAAGTTCTGGCGCAACCGCCGGACTCCTCGCCGAATTCGAGGGTACGGTATCCGGCCACCGCGATGGCCATGGCTTCGTTCAACGTGATGACGGCGAAGCAGATATTTACCTGCCGCCCAACGAAATGCGTGCGGTGCTGCATAAAGACCGCGTCAAGGCGCGCATCGTGCGGCATGACCGCAAGAACCGGCCTGAAGGCCGCGTCACCGAAATCATCGAGCGCTCGCCCAATCCGATCATTGGGCGCCTGCTCCAGGAAAGCGGCGTCTGGCTGGTCGCGCCTGAAGACAAGCGTTACGGTCAGGACGTGTTGATTCCCAAAGGCGCGATCGGAACAGCCAAGACCGGCCAGATTGTGGTAGTGCAACTGACTGAGCCACCAGCCCTGTTTGGCCAGCCGGTGGGGCGCGTCATGGAAGTGCTGGGCGAAATTGACGACCCGGGCATGGAAATTGAAATTGCCGTGCGCAAATACGGCGTGCCGCATGAGTTCAGCGATGAAGCCCTCGGTTTGGCCCGCTCCCTGCCCGATGCCGTTCGCCCCGGTGACAAGCTGCACCGTGTTGATCTGACTGACATTCCCCTGGTCACCATCGACGGCGAAGACGCGCGCGATTTTGACGATGCGGTTTATTGCGAGCCGGTCAAGGTCGGCCGTGGCAAGGGCTGGCGCCTGCTGGTCGCGATTGCCGATGTCAGCCATTACGTCGAGACCGGCAGCACGATTGACATTGACGCCTACGACCGTGCCACCAGCGTGTATTTTCCGCGCCGCGTGATTCCCATGCTGCCCGAAAAGCTGTCCAACGGCCTATGCTCGCTCAACCCCCATGTCGAGCGGCTGTGCATGGTCTGCGACATGCTGGTCAATGCCAAGGGCGATGTTCACGCCTACCAGTTTTATCCGGCAGTGATGCTCAGCCAGGCGCGTTTGACCTATACCGATGTGGCTGCGATCCTGGGCAACACACGCGGGCCGGAAGCCCAGCAGCGCAAGGCCGTGGTGCCGCACTTGCTGCATCTGCATGAGGTGTACCAGGCCTTGCTCAAGGAGCGCGGCATACGCGGCGCCGTTGATTTTGAAACCACCGAAACCCAGATCGTTTGCGATGAAGTCGGGCGGATTGAAAAAATCATTCCCCGTACCCGCAATGTGGCGCACCGGCTGATTGAAGAGTCCATGCTGGCTGCCAATGTCTGCTCGGCCGACTTTATTGCGCAGAGCAAGCACACGGCCCTGTTTCGCGTTCACGAAAGTCCAACTCCCGAGAAAATTGACCTGCTGCGCAATTACCTCAAGGCGATTGGCATTGGCATGACGGTCAGCGACGACCCGGCGCCTGCAGAGTTCCAGCAGATTGCCATGGCGACCAAGGACCGGCCGGACGCGCAGCAGATTCACTCGATGCTGTTGCGCTCAATGCAGCAGGCGATCTACACGCCGATGAATGGCGGCCACTTCGGTCTGGCCTACGAGGCTTACACGCACTTCACCAGCCCGATCCGCCGCTACCCCGACCTGCTGGTACACCGGGTGATCAAGGCGATCCTGAAGAAGACCAAGTACCAGTTGCCGGTATTGCCCACGCCGGGCGAGGCGGAGGCCAAACTGTCCAAACGGCTCGCCGCCCGTGTCAAGCTGCCGACCGAAAAACCGAAAAAAGCTTCTGCTGACCAGCTGGCCTGGCAGGCGGCCGGCCTGCATTGCAGCGCCAATGAGCGCCGTGCCGACGAAGCCAGCCGCGACGTGGAAGCCTGGCTCAAGTGCAAGTACATGCGTGAGCATCTGGGTGAAGAGTTTGGCGGCGTGGTCACGGCGGCAACCGGCTTCGGCATCTTTGTGACGCTCGACGCCATGTATGTCGAAGGCCTGGTGCATATCACTGAGCTGGGCGGCGAATACTTCCGCTTTGACGAGGCCCGGCAGGAGCTGCGCGGCGAGCGCAGCGGCATGCGCTATGCCCTGGGAACCCGGGTTCGGGTCCAGGTCAGCCGGGTTGATCTGGATGGCCGAAAAATTGATTTTCGCCTGGTGCATGAAGGTGACGACAAGGCCGGGCTGGTGAATCGGG
This DNA window, taken from Polaromonas hydrogenivorans, encodes the following:
- a CDS encoding RelA/SpoT family protein, encoding MKNKVAATHAPAISQDSLSSIVAATADSLPEQPHVLVRARAFAEPLIACEVMDTGENILAHADAVVGILKIIGGSEAVQAATYLVHSCPHLNKPQDVIAKAFGPSYAALAVETTKLIYLQRQTRAVDAKSHLHDDPAAQTENVRRMLLAFSRDLRVVMLRLASRLQTLRYYAASRQAAPRALAHESLHVFAPLANRLGIWQIKWEMEDLSFRFLEPETYKQIARLLDEKRAEREVFMEALRAQLERDLNQNGIAALVQGRPKHIYSIVKKMRGKSLGFDQVFDIRALRVIAADVKGCYAALGFVHSCFSPIKGEFDDYIAKPKPNGYQSLHTVVRDGYGRAMEIQIRTQAMHDHAENGVAAHWAYKEAGTKGYAGVSASSEYDAKIAVLRQLLAWERELSGPAAQRARDANQGLFEDRIYVLTPDAAIVELPQGATTVDFAYSVHTSLGHRCRGARVDGVMVPLNTPLQNGQTVEVITTKEGGPSRDWLNPELGFLSSNRAKSKVRAWFNALAMEQTVAKGREAVEKLLQREGKTAMKLQDLAFLLGFKTADELFEVVGKDEFSLRTIENMLRPPEPVLSPDDYVLAKKTRQSEKSSAAGKGGKGSVLVVGMDSLLTQLAKCCKPAPPDLILGFVTKGKGVSIHRSDCSNFRNMASGSPDRVIEVEWGSAKAPDGAVYPVDVAVEAADRQGLLRDISEVFAKEKMNVIGVQTQSVKDNRGGTAWMTFTVEVAQSGRLNRVLGIVADVPGVRSARRR
- the phaR gene encoding polyhydroxyalkanoate synthesis repressor PhaR, whose product is MSAHNASKAADKTEATRIIKKYPNRRLYDTETSAYITLAEVRRLVMSSTHFVVRDAKTNEDLTRSILLQIILEEEAGGAPMFTEAVLANIIRFYGDAMQSFMGAYLEKNVQSFMDLQLKMAEQSKGMSPEMWAQFMNAKSPMMQGMMGAYVEQSKNVFTQMQEQMQKQSEQMLSALGLKR
- the rimO gene encoding 30S ribosomal protein S12 methylthiotransferase RimO encodes the protein MSEVLSPSPLSPVSPAKPAPRVGFVSLGCPKALTDSELILTRLSAEGYQTSKTFEGADLVIVNTCGFIDDAVRESLDTIGEALAANGKVIVTGCLGAKSGDNGSNLVRQMHPSVLAVTGPHATQEVMDAVHLNLPKPHDPFVDLVPNAFGIAGIKLTPRHYAYLKISEGCNHRCTFCIIPSMRGDLVSRPVGDVLNEARALFEGGVKELLVISQDTSAYGVDVKYRTGFWDGKPVKTRMLELVQALGEIAAPFGAWVRLHYVYPYPSVDEILPLMATGKVLPYLDVPLQHSHPDVLRRMKRPASGEKNLERISHWREMCPEIVIRSTFIAGFPGETEAEFEHLLDFMREAKIDRAGCFAYSAVQGATANDIPGMLPLEVREERRTRFMAVAEAVSSQKLQQRVGATMQVLVDHAPALGRKGGIGRSYADAPEIDGVVKLLPPEKISKTMKVGEFTRARIVGVQGHDLIAVPV
- the rnr gene encoding ribonuclease R; the encoded protein is MKTNLQSSGATAGLLAEFEGTVSGHRDGHGFVQRDDGEADIYLPPNEMRAVLHKDRVKARIVRHDRKNRPEGRVTEIIERSPNPIIGRLLQESGVWLVAPEDKRYGQDVLIPKGAIGTAKTGQIVVVQLTEPPALFGQPVGRVMEVLGEIDDPGMEIEIAVRKYGVPHEFSDEALGLARSLPDAVRPGDKLHRVDLTDIPLVTIDGEDARDFDDAVYCEPVKVGRGKGWRLLVAIADVSHYVETGSTIDIDAYDRATSVYFPRRVIPMLPEKLSNGLCSLNPHVERLCMVCDMLVNAKGDVHAYQFYPAVMLSQARLTYTDVAAILGNTRGPEAQQRKAVVPHLLHLHEVYQALLKERGIRGAVDFETTETQIVCDEVGRIEKIIPRTRNVAHRLIEESMLAANVCSADFIAQSKHTALFRVHESPTPEKIDLLRNYLKAIGIGMTVSDDPAPAEFQQIAMATKDRPDAQQIHSMLLRSMQQAIYTPMNGGHFGLAYEAYTHFTSPIRRYPDLLVHRVIKAILKKTKYQLPVLPTPGEAEAKLSKRLAARVKLPTEKPKKASADQLAWQAAGLHCSANERRADEASRDVEAWLKCKYMREHLGEEFGGVVTAATGFGIFVTLDAMYVEGLVHITELGGEYFRFDEARQELRGERSGMRYALGTRVRVQVSRVDLDGRKIDFRLVHEGDDKAGLVNRAMKDKAGGSAAELPLQERGAGSRRNGRSAPSKSRQPPSDRTSQPQPRARKTAAKKAAANPGMKQGKKSRR